The following are encoded in a window of Salegentibacter mishustinae genomic DNA:
- a CDS encoding DUF4294 domain-containing protein, giving the protein MLRTLFVILFFSFSGLLAQDSIPVQDTLQKKYMIISGDTVPRESIDLNEVVILKKLHFDDLAERKRYLILRRKTRKVYPYAKLASERLIALNARLEEIDSRSAQRKYTRIVQDYIEKEFSAELKKLTHTEGQILVKLVHRQTGTTAFNLIRNLKSGWRAFWYNTTASLFEISLKEEFDPKNNQEDFLIEDILQRSFVNDILEPQATALDFEYVELTDKWSKTKGRLN; this is encoded by the coding sequence ATGCTTAGAACACTTTTTGTAATATTATTCTTTAGTTTTTCAGGACTTCTAGCCCAGGATAGTATCCCTGTTCAGGATACGCTGCAAAAAAAATATATGATTATTTCGGGTGACACGGTGCCAAGAGAAAGTATAGATCTTAATGAAGTAGTGATTTTAAAAAAACTTCATTTTGATGATCTGGCCGAAAGAAAGCGTTACCTTATATTAAGGAGAAAAACCAGAAAGGTATATCCTTATGCTAAATTAGCTTCGGAAAGGTTGATAGCTCTTAATGCCAGGCTGGAAGAAATAGATTCCAGGTCAGCTCAAAGAAAATATACCAGGATCGTTCAGGATTATATAGAGAAAGAGTTTTCTGCGGAATTAAAAAAGCTTACTCATACTGAAGGACAAATTTTAGTAAAACTGGTACATCGCCAAACAGGGACTACTGCTTTTAATCTTATTAGGAATTTAAAAAGTGGTTGGCGTGCTTTCTGGTATAATACCACTGCCAGTTTATTCGAAATTTCGCTGAAAGAAGAATTTGACCCTAAAAATAACCAGGAAGACTTTCTTATTGAAGATATTCTGCAGCGGTCTTTTGTTAATGATATCCTCGAGCCACAAGCCACTGCGCTGGACTTTGAATACGTAGAGCTCACTGATAAATGGAGTAAAACTAAAGGCCGATTAAATTAA
- a CDS encoding M42 family metallopeptidase, which yields MSKDSILDKESIDFLEKYLNNAAPTGYESEGQKLWMDYLKPYVDEFFTDSYGTAVGVINPEAEYKVVIEGHADEISWYVNYITEEGFIYVVRNGGSDHQIAASKRVNIHTKKGIVKGVFGWPAIHTREKDSEQSPKIDNICIDVGCTSKDEVEELGVHVGCVITYPDEFFILNENKYVCRALDNRMGGFMIAQVAKLLTENKKKLPFGLYITNAVQEEIGLRGAEMITHRIKPNVAIVTDVTHDTNTPMINKKKSGDTKIGHGPVIAHAPAVQNKLRELLIETAQEKEIPFQRMANSRFTGTDTDAFAYSNGGVPSALISLPLRYMHTTVEMVHKSDVENVIKLIYESVLKILEGESFSYFD from the coding sequence ATGAGCAAAGACAGTATACTTGATAAGGAATCTATAGATTTCCTTGAAAAATACCTCAATAATGCCGCACCAACAGGTTATGAATCTGAAGGGCAGAAATTATGGATGGATTATTTAAAACCTTATGTAGACGAATTTTTCACCGATAGCTACGGAACAGCAGTTGGAGTCATAAATCCTGAAGCTGAATACAAAGTAGTAATAGAAGGTCACGCTGACGAAATTTCCTGGTATGTGAATTATATAACCGAAGAAGGTTTTATATACGTAGTAAGAAATGGCGGAAGCGATCACCAAATTGCTGCTTCAAAACGCGTAAATATTCATACAAAAAAAGGAATCGTTAAAGGTGTTTTTGGATGGCCGGCAATTCACACTCGTGAAAAAGATAGTGAACAGTCTCCTAAAATAGACAATATATGTATAGACGTTGGGTGCACTAGCAAAGATGAAGTTGAAGAATTAGGGGTACATGTGGGTTGCGTGATCACTTATCCAGATGAATTCTTTATCCTTAATGAAAACAAATATGTTTGTCGTGCACTCGATAACCGTATGGGAGGATTTATGATCGCGCAGGTAGCCAAGCTTTTAACGGAAAATAAAAAGAAACTTCCTTTTGGTTTATACATTACCAATGCGGTTCAGGAAGAAATTGGACTTCGTGGAGCTGAAATGATCACGCACCGTATTAAACCAAATGTGGCTATTGTGACAGATGTAACCCACGATACCAATACGCCAATGATCAATAAAAAGAAATCTGGCGATACAAAAATTGGTCACGGCCCAGTAATTGCCCACGCTCCTGCCGTACAAAATAAATTGCGGGAACTGCTTATTGAAACGGCCCAGGAAAAAGAAATTCCTTTCCAGCGAATGGCGAATTCAAGATTTACAGGAACAGATACCGACGCTTTTGCTTATAGTAATGGCGGTGTTCCTTCAGCTTTAATTTCACTACCACTTAGATATATGCACACCACGGTAGAAATGGTTCATAAAAGTGATGTAGAAAACGTGATTAAATTAATTTATGAAAGTGTTCTAAAAATATTGGAAGGAGAAAGTTTTAGTTATTTCGACTAA